One Festucalex cinctus isolate MCC-2025b chromosome 1, RoL_Fcin_1.0, whole genome shotgun sequence genomic region harbors:
- the LOC144010429 gene encoding uncharacterized protein LOC144010429 isoform X1 has product MFTMAKVKYEEELCGAQEDNERQRQLLDAVYKQPRVVLNRADVSEKYLRPDEQKVKSPQVKEEEEEHPYFKEEKKSPGVKKEEVEDDVTKSPMTFKSSMTFAPLKREDEVKGESEEGTGAEPPNSISTPQNMIPESDADHWGPSQAKSDDIRSLSSHDDDDDDDDDRSCHTDDKSCECSHCGKTLSSKGSLKIHLRRHTGEKPFSCSDCGKSFSRKSLLTLHSRTHTGEKPFSCSDCGKSFSQKSHLTTHTRRHTGEKPFSCLDCGKSFFRKSHLTLHSRTHTGEKPFSCLDCGKSFSWKSALTTHTRRHTGEKLFSCLDCGKSFSDKSDLTTHKRKHTGEKPFSCLDCGKSFSWKSDLTTHTRGHTGEKPFSCLDCGKSFSLKSNLTKHSTTHTGEKLFACTHCGKSFSQKSHLTLHSRTHTGEKPFSCSDCGKSFSSKSNLTTHTRRHTAEKPFACLDCGKSFSLKSHLTRHTKSHTGEKPFSCSDCGKSFSSKSNFTKHTRIHSGEKPFSCSDCGKSFSHRSYLTIHTRKHAGEKPFSCSDCGKSFYRKQHLTIHTRRHTGEKPFSCSDCGKSFSRRSYLIIHTRKHAGEKPFSCSDCGKRYSDRSNFKKHTRSHGKKSFSCSVCAERFSCKKLSERHECAGENSSHL; this is encoded by the exons atgttcacaatggcgaaagtcaagtacgaagaggagctttgtggagcacaggaggacaacgagcgacaacgtcaactgctggacgccgtttacaagcagcctcgagttgtgttgaacagagcag acgtctctgagaaatatcttcgtcctgacgaaCAGAAGGTGAAATCTCCTCaagtgaaagaggaggaggaagagcatccttattttaaagaagaaaaaaagtcccctggtgtcaaaaaggaggaggttgaggatgacgtcaccaagtcaccaatgaccttcaagtcatcaatgaccttcgcccctttaaagagggaagatgaagtcaagggtgagagtgaggagggcacaggggcggagcctccaaacagcatctcaactcctcaaaacatgattccagaaagtgatgcagaccactggggaccatcacaagcaaaaagtgatgacataaggtccctttcttctcatgatgatgatgatgatgatgatgatgataggtcgtgtcacactgacgacaaatcctgcgaatgttctcactgtgggaaaacattgagttcaaaaggaagtttgaaaattcacctgagaagacacactggggaaaaacctttttcttgctcagattgtggcaaaagcttctctcggaagtcacttttaacattacattcaagaacacacactggggaaaaacctttttcttgctcagattgtggcaaaagcttctctcagaagtcacatttaacaacacatacaagaagacacactggggaaaaacctttttcttgtttagattgtggcaaaagcttctttcggaagtcacatttaacattacattcaagaacacacactggggaaaaacctttttcttgtttagattgtggtaaaagcttctcttggaagtcagctttaacaacacatacaagaagacacactggggaaaaacttttttcttgtttagattgtggcaaaagcttctctgacaagtcagatttaacaacacataaaagaaaacacactggggaaaaacctttttcttgtttagattgtggcaaaagcttctcttggaagtcagatttaacaacacatacaagaggacacactggggaaaaacctttttcttgtttagattgtggcaaaagcttctctttgaagtcaaatttaacaaaacattcaacaacacacactggggaaaaactttttgcttgtacccactgtggcaaaagcttctctcagaagtcacatttaacattacattcaagaacacacactggggaaaaacctttttcttgctcagattgtggcaaaagcttctcttcgaagtcaaatttaacaacacatacaagaagacacactgcggaaaaaccttttgcttgtttagattgtggcaaaagcttctctttgaagtcacatttaacaagacatacaaaaagccacactggcgagaaacctttttcttgctcagattgtggcaaaagcttctcttcgaagtcaaatttcacaaaacatacaagaatccatagtggcgagaaacctttctcttgctcagattgtggcaaaagcttctctcacaggtcatatttaacaatacatacaagaaaacacgctggtgagaaacctttttcttgctcagattgtggcaaaagcttctatcGGAAGCAGCatttaacaatacatacaagaaggcacactggcgagaaacctttctcttgctcagattgtggcaaaagcttctctcgcaggtcatatttaataatacatacaagaaaacacgctggcgagaaacctttttcttgctcagattgtggaaaacgtTACTCTGACAGGTCAAATTTCAAGAAACACACAAGATCGCATGGGAAGAAATcgttcagttgcagtgtttgtgctgaaagattctcttgtaaaaagctttctgagagacacgagtgtgctggtgagaatagcagccatctttga
- the LOC144010429 gene encoding uncharacterized protein LOC144010429 isoform X2: protein MTFKSSMTFAPLKREDEVKGESEEGTGAEPPNSISTPQNMIPESDADHWGPSQAKSDDIRSLSSHDDDDDDDDDRSCHTDDKSCECSHCGKTLSSKGSLKIHLRRHTGEKPFSCSDCGKSFSRKSLLTLHSRTHTGEKPFSCSDCGKSFSQKSHLTTHTRRHTGEKPFSCLDCGKSFFRKSHLTLHSRTHTGEKPFSCLDCGKSFSWKSALTTHTRRHTGEKLFSCLDCGKSFSDKSDLTTHKRKHTGEKPFSCLDCGKSFSWKSDLTTHTRGHTGEKPFSCLDCGKSFSLKSNLTKHSTTHTGEKLFACTHCGKSFSQKSHLTLHSRTHTGEKPFSCSDCGKSFSSKSNLTTHTRRHTAEKPFACLDCGKSFSLKSHLTRHTKSHTGEKPFSCSDCGKSFSSKSNFTKHTRIHSGEKPFSCSDCGKSFSHRSYLTIHTRKHAGEKPFSCSDCGKSFYRKQHLTIHTRRHTGEKPFSCSDCGKSFSRRSYLIIHTRKHAGEKPFSCSDCGKRYSDRSNFKKHTRSHGKKSFSCSVCAERFSCKKLSERHECAGENSSHL, encoded by the coding sequence atgaccttcaagtcatcaatgaccttcgcccctttaaagagggaagatgaagtcaagggtgagagtgaggagggcacaggggcggagcctccaaacagcatctcaactcctcaaaacatgattccagaaagtgatgcagaccactggggaccatcacaagcaaaaagtgatgacataaggtccctttcttctcatgatgatgatgatgatgatgatgatgataggtcgtgtcacactgacgacaaatcctgcgaatgttctcactgtgggaaaacattgagttcaaaaggaagtttgaaaattcacctgagaagacacactggggaaaaacctttttcttgctcagattgtggcaaaagcttctctcggaagtcacttttaacattacattcaagaacacacactggggaaaaacctttttcttgctcagattgtggcaaaagcttctctcagaagtcacatttaacaacacatacaagaagacacactggggaaaaacctttttcttgtttagattgtggcaaaagcttctttcggaagtcacatttaacattacattcaagaacacacactggggaaaaacctttttcttgtttagattgtggtaaaagcttctcttggaagtcagctttaacaacacatacaagaagacacactggggaaaaacttttttcttgtttagattgtggcaaaagcttctctgacaagtcagatttaacaacacataaaagaaaacacactggggaaaaacctttttcttgtttagattgtggcaaaagcttctcttggaagtcagatttaacaacacatacaagaggacacactggggaaaaacctttttcttgtttagattgtggcaaaagcttctctttgaagtcaaatttaacaaaacattcaacaacacacactggggaaaaactttttgcttgtacccactgtggcaaaagcttctctcagaagtcacatttaacattacattcaagaacacacactggggaaaaacctttttcttgctcagattgtggcaaaagcttctcttcgaagtcaaatttaacaacacatacaagaagacacactgcggaaaaaccttttgcttgtttagattgtggcaaaagcttctctttgaagtcacatttaacaagacatacaaaaagccacactggcgagaaacctttttcttgctcagattgtggcaaaagcttctcttcgaagtcaaatttcacaaaacatacaagaatccatagtggcgagaaacctttctcttgctcagattgtggcaaaagcttctctcacaggtcatatttaacaatacatacaagaaaacacgctggtgagaaacctttttcttgctcagattgtggcaaaagcttctatcGGAAGCAGCatttaacaatacatacaagaaggcacactggcgagaaacctttctcttgctcagattgtggcaaaagcttctctcgcaggtcatatttaataatacatacaagaaaacacgctggcgagaaacctttttcttgctcagattgtggaaaacgtTACTCTGACAGGTCAAATTTCAAGAAACACACAAGATCGCATGGGAAGAAATcgttcagttgcagtgtttgtgctgaaagattctcttgtaaaaagctttctgagagacacgagtgtgctggtgagaatagcagccatctttga